Proteins encoded in a region of the Candidatus Sulfotelmatobacter sp. genome:
- a CDS encoding PA domain-containing protein — MTLSHRIRRAALVPLLGLLTLAFGAVLAHAASIVIINNNAPGVGFNDPTPAAAAPGNPGLTLGDQRLYIFNYAAAIWGALLPDAVEIDVRAQFSALSCTATSATLGSTGATTIHRDFAGALYAGTWYVQSLANKLAGTDLSAANPDMNTTFNSALDAGSATCLGGLRWYYGTDGNEGVNVELLPVVVHELAHGLGFATSTNGTSGNYSSGFPSIYDRFLRDNATGNHWSDPAETAAQRAASAISVNGLSWDGPAVFSFASSFLAHRPRFHVNAPAGIAGYYNIGTASFGPSLTAGGLTGDVVLADDDTVPDPNDACEAIVNGAALVGKVALIDRGTCTFVSKALAAQGQGAIAVLIVNNAAGSAPAMGGSDPTVTIPVISVSQSDGAIIKAQLGAGVNVTMDLDPVLLAGADDSGRPLMYAPNPFQGGSSVSHWDVSVTPNALMEPAINQDLHNSVDMTYPHFDDIGWFPHIVATTLSMFTAAGRSDGILLRWQFGDLTDIGAVTVQRAASSDGPWAPISTESHVEAGVTMALDTEAAAATTYFYRLRVMDRSGAVQTLGLASAQRLALPSAGVFLSAPSPNPTSRAASVTFRIDRPEFVRLSIVDLSGRKVATLHEGMLLAGEYTRTWDAQANGSQKAAPGVYFVSLRTSRGVQTQRLALAN; from the coding sequence ATGACCCTGAGCCATCGCATCCGCAGGGCGGCGCTCGTGCCGCTGCTCGGGCTGTTGACGCTCGCCTTCGGCGCCGTGCTCGCCCATGCCGCGAGCATCGTCATCATCAACAACAACGCGCCCGGCGTGGGGTTCAACGATCCGACTCCCGCCGCGGCCGCGCCGGGCAATCCCGGCCTCACGCTCGGAGATCAACGCCTCTACATCTTCAACTACGCCGCCGCCATCTGGGGGGCGCTGCTGCCCGACGCGGTCGAGATCGACGTGAGGGCGCAGTTCAGCGCCCTGAGCTGCACCGCCACCAGCGCCACGCTGGGCAGCACCGGCGCCACGACGATCCATCGCGACTTCGCCGGAGCTCTCTATGCCGGCACGTGGTACGTGCAGTCGCTCGCCAACAAACTGGCCGGCACCGATCTGTCGGCGGCAAACCCTGACATGAACACGACCTTCAACTCGGCGCTCGATGCGGGCAGCGCGACCTGCCTGGGCGGACTCCGCTGGTACTACGGCACGGACGGCAACGAAGGCGTCAACGTTGAGCTGCTGCCGGTGGTGGTGCACGAACTGGCGCACGGGCTCGGCTTCGCGACCTCGACCAACGGCACGTCGGGCAACTACAGCAGCGGCTTCCCCAGCATCTACGACCGCTTCCTGCGCGACAACGCCACCGGCAATCACTGGTCGGACCCGGCCGAAACGGCTGCGCAGCGTGCCGCCTCGGCGATCAGCGTCAATGGTCTCAGCTGGGATGGTCCGGCGGTGTTCTCGTTCGCCTCCAGCTTCCTTGCGCACCGGCCGCGCTTCCACGTCAACGCGCCGGCGGGGATCGCGGGTTACTACAACATCGGCACCGCGTCGTTCGGTCCGTCGCTCACGGCCGGTGGTCTCACCGGCGACGTGGTCTTGGCGGACGACGACACGGTGCCGGATCCCAACGACGCCTGCGAAGCGATCGTCAACGGCGCGGCGCTCGTCGGGAAGGTCGCGCTGATCGACCGTGGCACCTGCACGTTCGTGTCGAAGGCGCTGGCGGCGCAGGGCCAGGGCGCGATCGCGGTCCTCATCGTCAACAATGCCGCGGGCTCGGCCCCGGCGATGGGCGGCTCCGATCCGACCGTCACGATTCCGGTGATCTCGGTGTCGCAGAGCGACGGCGCCATCATCAAGGCCCAGCTCGGCGCGGGCGTGAACGTCACCATGGATCTGGATCCAGTGCTGCTGGCGGGTGCCGACGATTCGGGCCGGCCGCTGATGTACGCACCCAATCCCTTCCAGGGCGGATCGTCGGTGTCGCACTGGGACGTGAGCGTGACCCCCAACGCGCTCATGGAGCCGGCCATCAATCAGGATCTGCACAACTCGGTCGACATGACCTATCCGCACTTCGACGACATCGGCTGGTTCCCGCACATCGTCGCCACCACGCTCTCGATGTTCACCGCCGCCGGTCGCAGCGATGGCATCCTGCTGCGCTGGCAGTTCGGCGATCTGACCGACATTGGCGCGGTGACCGTGCAGCGGGCGGCTTCCTCCGATGGACCGTGGGCGCCGATTTCAACCGAGTCCCATGTCGAAGCCGGCGTCACCATGGCGCTCGACACCGAGGCCGCGGCGGCGACCACCTACTTCTACCGCCTGCGCGTGATGGATCGCTCCGGCGCGGTGCAGACTCTGGGACTTGCCAGTGCCCAGCGGCTCGCGCTGCCGTCGGCGGGCGTGTTCCTGTCGGCTCCTTCGCCGAATCCCACCAGCCGCGCCGCTTCCGTGACGTTCCGCATCGATCGGCCCGAGTTCGTGCGCCTTTCGATCGTGGATCTGAGCGGCCGGAAGGTCGCCACGCTGCATGAGGGCATGCTGCTGGCCGGCGAGTACACACGCACCTGGGATGCCCAGGCGAATGGTTCTCAGAAAGCCGCGCCGGGCGTGTACTTCGTTTCGCTGCGGACTTCTCGCGGCGTTCAGACTCAGCGACTCGCTCTCGCCAACTGA
- a CDS encoding cytochrome c, with protein MRWTRRTALATPWLATLATLASLSCMTASNSGKSAAMTQEQKVARGKYLVMTNACSDCHTPGTLYGSADTTRWLSGTDLGWVGPWGVVHAANLTPDPETGLGTWTEDQIVAALRTGSRPDGRPLAPIMPWQSFANFTDEDAHAIAVYLMSIPAVKHQVPPVIPPGARMTGPLVIFPPPSAWDAMNLPKPPGEPASTRK; from the coding sequence ATGCGCTGGACACGGCGGACGGCCCTCGCCACCCCATGGCTCGCGACGCTCGCGACCCTGGCCTCGCTCTCGTGCATGACCGCGTCGAACTCGGGCAAGAGCGCGGCGATGACGCAGGAGCAGAAGGTGGCGCGCGGGAAGTACCTGGTGATGACCAACGCCTGCAGCGACTGCCACACTCCCGGCACGCTCTATGGCTCCGCCGACACCACGCGCTGGCTGTCCGGCACCGATCTCGGCTGGGTCGGACCCTGGGGCGTGGTGCACGCGGCGAATCTGACGCCCGACCCCGAGACCGGGCTCGGGACCTGGACCGAGGATCAGATCGTGGCGGCGCTCAGGACCGGAAGCCGTCCCGATGGCCGTCCCCTCGCCCCGATCATGCCGTGGCAGAGCTTCGCCAACTTCACGGACGAGGATGCGCACGCGATCGCCGTGTACCTGATGAGCATTCCGGCGGTGAAACACCAGGTGCCGCCCGTGATTCCCCCGGGCGCCAGGATGACCGGCCCGCTGGTGATCTTCCCGCCGCCATCCGCGTGGGACGCGATGAATCTCCCCAAGCCCCCGGGCGAGCCGGCCTCGACCCGGAAGTAG
- the mgtE gene encoding magnesium transporter, which yields MAHRAEQRVSDLRLADLQETWRLLTPEERQEAFAELTRDEAEDFFLDLSARDQHELVAGLPAAERRSWLRLLPPDDAADVIQEADVEERESLLALLDEATLKEVRALLAYAEDDAGGLMNPRYLRVRPDVSVDEAFGYVRKQARDAISHVSYVYVIDADQKLVGVVSLRELFAATPDKTVRDVMTTDLVTAGEDLDQEALSRLFARSDLSAIPVVDQQGHIKGVVTIDDIVDVLQEEATEDIQKIGGTEALDAPYLQVGLPQMVRKRVGWLAGLFVSEMLTTTAMSRFEAEIERAVVLAVFIPLIISSGGNSGSQASTLVIRALALGELKLMDWWRVVRRELASGLAMGAILGAIGFTRVEIWQALFHSYGSHHLLVASTIAASVIGVVTWGTLAGSMLPFVLRRAGLDPASASAPFVATLVDVTGIVIYFSVASMILRGTLL from the coding sequence ATGGCCCATCGCGCTGAGCAACGCGTTTCCGACCTGCGGCTGGCCGACCTGCAGGAAACCTGGCGGCTGCTGACGCCCGAAGAGCGCCAGGAAGCCTTCGCCGAACTGACGCGCGACGAAGCCGAAGACTTCTTCCTCGATCTCTCGGCCCGCGATCAGCACGAGCTGGTCGCCGGATTGCCCGCCGCCGAACGGCGCTCGTGGCTGCGACTGCTGCCGCCCGACGACGCCGCCGACGTGATCCAGGAGGCCGACGTCGAGGAACGCGAGAGCCTGCTCGCGCTGCTGGACGAAGCCACGCTCAAGGAAGTGCGTGCCCTGCTCGCCTACGCCGAGGACGACGCGGGCGGGCTGATGAATCCACGCTACCTTCGAGTCCGCCCCGACGTGAGCGTGGACGAGGCGTTCGGCTACGTGCGCAAACAGGCGCGCGACGCGATCTCGCACGTCTCGTACGTCTACGTGATCGACGCCGACCAGAAGCTGGTCGGCGTGGTTTCGCTTCGCGAACTCTTCGCCGCTACTCCGGACAAGACGGTTCGCGACGTGATGACCACCGATCTGGTAACGGCCGGCGAAGACCTCGACCAGGAGGCGCTGTCGAGGCTGTTCGCGAGGAGCGACCTGTCGGCGATCCCGGTGGTGGACCAGCAGGGCCACATCAAGGGAGTGGTCACGATCGACGATATCGTCGATGTGTTGCAGGAAGAGGCCACCGAGGACATCCAGAAGATCGGCGGTACCGAAGCGCTCGACGCTCCCTATCTGCAGGTGGGCCTGCCGCAGATGGTGCGGAAGCGCGTGGGCTGGCTCGCCGGATTGTTCGTGAGCGAAATGCTCACCACCACCGCGATGAGCCGGTTCGAAGCCGAGATCGAACGCGCGGTGGTGCTGGCGGTGTTCATTCCGCTCATCATCTCGAGCGGCGGCAATTCCGGCTCGCAGGCCTCGACCCTGGTGATCCGCGCGCTCGCGCTCGGCGAGCTGAAATTGATGGACTGGTGGCGGGTCGTGCGGCGCGAGCTGGCCTCGGGTCTCGCGATGGGCGCGATCCTCGGCGCGATCGGTTTCACGCGCGTCGAGATCTGGCAGGCGCTGTTCCACAGCTACGGCAGCCATCACCTGCTGGTGGCATCCACGATCGCGGCCAGCGTGATCGGCGTGGTGACCTGGGGAACGCTGGCGGGTTCCATGCTGCCGTTCGTGCTGCGCCGCGCGGGGCTCGATCCGGCCAGCGCTTCTGCGCCATTCGTCGCCACGCTGGTGGACGTCACCGGCATCGTCATCTACTTCTCGGTGGCGAGCATGATTCTGCGCGGCACCCTGCTCTGA
- the pyrR gene encoding bifunctional pyr operon transcriptional regulator/uracil phosphoribosyltransferase PyrR produces MALKEKAEIVEADGLRRIVTRIAHEIVERNKGVEELVLVGIRRRGVPLAHRIARKIQEFEGGAPALGSLDITLYRDDLSTVAHQPVVGTTEIPVDIQGKVVVLVDDVLYTGRTVRAAMDALIDFGRPRAIQLAVVIDRGHRELPIRADYVGKNVPTSKKEVIGVKLLEIDGVDSVVIKEMED; encoded by the coding sequence ATGGCGCTGAAGGAAAAGGCCGAGATCGTCGAGGCCGACGGTCTGCGCCGCATCGTCACCCGCATCGCGCACGAGATCGTCGAACGCAACAAGGGCGTCGAGGAACTCGTGCTGGTGGGCATCCGCCGCCGTGGAGTGCCGCTCGCCCATCGCATTGCGCGCAAGATCCAGGAGTTCGAGGGCGGTGCGCCCGCCCTCGGGAGCCTCGACATCACCCTCTACCGCGACGATCTCTCGACCGTCGCGCATCAGCCCGTGGTGGGCACCACCGAGATCCCGGTCGACATCCAGGGCAAGGTGGTGGTGCTGGTGGACGACGTGCTCTACACCGGTCGGACGGTGCGCGCGGCGATGGACGCGCTGATCGACTTCGGGCGCCCGCGAGCGATCCAGCTGGCCGTGGTGATCGATCGCGGCCACCGCGAGCTGCCGATTCGCGCCGATTACGTGGGCAAGAACGTGCCGACTTCGAAGAAGGAAGTGATCGGCGTCAAGCTGCTCGAGATCGACGGCGTGGACAGCGTCGTCATCAAGGAGATGGAGGACTGA